Proteins from one Cryptomeria japonica chromosome 4, Sugi_1.0, whole genome shotgun sequence genomic window:
- the LOC131874985 gene encoding uncharacterized protein LOC131874985 produces MIDEIQIENGLIKDVKEIKIAFYNFYRNLFTSEHATRNQEALERCLTLIPEKVPKSDAKALEQDITIDEIEDSIRSLANGKSPGLDGLPAEFYKQNIVWISMEQLTLYNDAFEQGSLGENINKGTGFIKGRYILENLITSWEALHWAKEDGQNSAMILDSSTIIDVNGDLSEPIPLKRSIRQECPIAPVLFVIAVDALFYILRSFALGSPVKGLTLPNHDDLINAQFVDETTLFLELPEENFDNVLDRSQLFCLPSRAKVASYKSIVLG; encoded by the exons ATGATTGATGAAATTCAGATTGAGAATGGACTTATTAAAGATGTGAAAGAAATCAAGATTGCATTTTATAACTTTTATAGAAACTTGTTTACCTCTGAACATGCGACTAGAAACCAAGAGGCTCTGGAAAGATGCTTGACTTTGATTCCTGAGAAGGTTCCCAAGTCAGATGCTAAGGCTCTTGAACAAGATATTACCATTGATGAAATTGAAGACTCTATTAGATCTTTGGCAAATGGAAAATCACCAGGACTTGATGGGCTCCCTGCTGAGTTCTACAAACAGAACATTGTTTGGATTAGTATGGAACAACTAACACTTTATAATGATGCCTTTGAACAAGGATCTCTTGGAGAGAACATTAACAAAGGG ACAGGTTTCATTAAAGGGAGGTATATTCTTGAAAACTTGATCACTAGCTGGGAGGCTTTACATTGGGCTAAGGAAGATGGGCAAAACTCTGCaatgatctt AGACTCGTCCACAATTATTGATGTCAATGGAGATCTTTCTGAGCCTATTCCTCTAAAACGTTCTATAAGGCAAGAATGCCCAATTGCACCTGTCTTGTTTGTGATTGCAGTGGATGCATTGTTTTATATCCTTAGATCTTTTGCTTTAGGGTCTCCAGTGAAAGGACTTACTCTTCCTAATCATGATGACTTAATAAATGCTCAATTTGTTGATGAAACTACTCTTTTCTTGGAACTCCCTGAGGAGAATTTTGATAATGTATTAGACAGGTCACAATTGTTCTGTTTGCCCTCTAGGGCTAAAGTGGCTTCGTACAAGTCCATTGTCCTTGGATGA